The Streptomyces sp. NBC_00344 genome includes a window with the following:
- a CDS encoding class I SAM-dependent methyltransferase: MAAPKPETLAAFEAAKGFMPVHEGLALYEAAAEAAALGLPLLEVGTYCGRSTLLIADAAREAGVTAITVDHHRGSEEQQPGWEYHDPTVVDPEVGRMDTLPTFRRTLHKAGLEDHVIAVVGRSPQVARAWGGPLGLVFIDGGHTDEHASGDYEGWAPHVAEAGLLVVHDVFPDPADGGQAPYRVYLRAIASGAFTEISVTDSLRVLRRTGTGI; encoded by the coding sequence ATGGCCGCCCCCAAGCCGGAGACACTGGCCGCATTCGAGGCCGCCAAGGGGTTCATGCCCGTACACGAGGGTCTCGCCCTGTACGAGGCGGCGGCCGAGGCCGCCGCCCTCGGTCTTCCGCTGCTCGAGGTCGGCACCTACTGCGGACGCTCCACACTTCTCATCGCGGACGCCGCCCGCGAAGCGGGGGTCACCGCGATCACCGTCGACCACCACCGGGGCAGCGAGGAACAGCAGCCGGGCTGGGAGTACCACGACCCGACGGTGGTGGACCCCGAGGTCGGCAGGATGGACACGCTCCCCACCTTCCGGCGCACCCTGCACAAGGCCGGGCTCGAGGACCATGTGATCGCCGTCGTCGGCCGCTCCCCGCAGGTCGCACGTGCCTGGGGCGGGCCGCTCGGCCTGGTCTTCATCGACGGCGGCCACACCGACGAGCACGCGAGCGGCGACTACGAGGGCTGGGCCCCGCACGTCGCCGAAGCCGGGCTGCTGGTGGTCCATGACGTGTTCCCCGACCCCGCCGACGGCGGTCAGGCCCCCTACCGTGTCTATCTCAGGGCCATCGCATCGGGCGCCTTCACCGAGATCTCGGTGACCGACTCGCTCCGGGTTCTGCGGCGCACCGGAACTGGGATCTGA
- a CDS encoding response regulator transcription factor, whose amino-acid sequence MIRVLLAEDQGMMRGALAMLLGLEEDIEVVAQVATGDRIVDAVLDASPDVALLDIELPGRSGLDAAADLRTRAPGCRVLILTTFGRPGYLRRAMEAGAAGFLVKDGPVEELAAAIRRVLAGETVIDPALAAAALSAGPSPLTGRECDVLNASVDGATVADIAAKLHLSESTVRNYLSSAIGKTGTRNRMEAVRSARRQGWL is encoded by the coding sequence ATGATCCGAGTCCTCCTCGCCGAAGACCAGGGAATGATGCGCGGCGCGCTCGCCATGCTGCTCGGACTCGAGGAGGACATCGAAGTGGTCGCCCAGGTGGCCACCGGCGACCGGATCGTGGACGCGGTTCTCGACGCTTCGCCCGACGTGGCGCTCCTGGACATCGAACTGCCGGGCCGCAGCGGGCTGGACGCCGCCGCCGACCTCCGCACCCGGGCACCCGGCTGCCGGGTGCTGATCCTCACCACCTTCGGCAGGCCCGGCTATCTGCGCCGGGCGATGGAGGCGGGGGCCGCGGGCTTCCTGGTCAAGGACGGCCCGGTGGAGGAACTGGCGGCGGCCATCCGCCGGGTGCTGGCCGGTGAGACGGTCATCGACCCCGCCCTGGCCGCGGCCGCACTGAGCGCGGGCCCGAGCCCGCTGACCGGGCGCGAGTGCGACGTGCTGAACGCGTCGGTGGACGGGGCCACCGTCGCCGACATAGCGGCGAAGCTGCACCTGTCGGAGTCCACGGTCCGCAACTACCTGTCATCCGCGATCGGGAAGACGGGGACCCGTAACCGCATGGAGGCAGTGCGATCCGCCAGGCGCCAGGGGTGGTTGTAG
- a CDS encoding prenyltransferase/squalene oxidase repeat-containing protein, with the protein MTSPGRTEHLVLPGVLTAEQADLTVAGILAMQRPDGAIPWFRGHHLDPWDHTEAAMALDAAGQHGDAERAYDWLAGHQNDDGSWYAAYQDGDAAQVTDRSRETNFCAYVAVGVWHHYLATGDEAFADRMWPVVQRAIEFVLELQQPGGEIGWKREPAEEGGAAVTDALLTGSSSVHQALRCALALAEAREEPQPDWELATGALGHAIRSHPERFLDKSRYSMDWYYPVLGGAVTGPAAKERIEEYWDRFVVPDLGVRCVLPNNWVTGGESCELALALWVMGESDRALEILQSIGHLRAGDGMYWTGYVFDDRAFWPEERTSWTAGSLLLAVAALGGDEATTAVFSGERLPAGLEPDCCR; encoded by the coding sequence GTGACCTCACCGGGGCGGACCGAGCACCTGGTGCTGCCCGGAGTCCTCACCGCCGAGCAGGCCGATCTGACGGTCGCCGGGATCCTCGCCATGCAGCGTCCGGACGGCGCCATCCCCTGGTTCCGCGGGCATCACCTGGATCCGTGGGACCACACCGAGGCGGCCATGGCGCTGGACGCGGCGGGTCAGCACGGTGACGCCGAGCGGGCCTACGACTGGCTCGCCGGACACCAGAACGACGACGGCTCCTGGTACGCGGCCTACCAGGACGGAGACGCCGCGCAGGTCACCGACCGGAGCCGGGAGACCAACTTCTGTGCCTATGTCGCCGTCGGCGTCTGGCACCACTACCTGGCAACCGGTGACGAGGCGTTCGCCGACCGGATGTGGCCCGTCGTGCAGCGCGCGATCGAGTTCGTCCTCGAACTGCAGCAGCCGGGCGGCGAGATCGGGTGGAAGCGGGAACCCGCGGAGGAGGGAGGCGCGGCCGTCACCGACGCGCTGCTGACCGGGTCCTCATCCGTGCACCAGGCCCTGCGGTGCGCCCTGGCGCTCGCCGAGGCCCGCGAGGAACCTCAGCCGGACTGGGAGCTGGCGACCGGCGCACTGGGCCACGCGATCCGCAGCCACCCCGAGCGCTTTCTGGACAAGAGCCGCTACTCGATGGACTGGTACTACCCGGTTCTCGGCGGTGCGGTGACCGGGCCGGCCGCCAAGGAACGGATCGAGGAGTACTGGGACCGTTTCGTCGTGCCGGACCTCGGGGTGCGCTGTGTCCTGCCCAACAACTGGGTCACCGGCGGCGAGAGCTGTGAACTCGCCCTGGCGCTCTGGGTGATGGGGGAGTCGGACCGTGCCCTGGAGATCCTGCAGTCGATCGGACACCTGCGCGCCGGCGACGGCATGTACTGGACGGGCTACGTCTTCGACGACCGGGCCTTCTGGCCTGAGGAGCGCACCAGCTGGACGGCAGGCTCACTGCTGCTCGCGGTGGCCGCCCTCGGCGGGGACGAGGCGACCACCGCTGTCTTCAGCGGAGAACGGCTGCCGGCCGGACTGGAGCCGGACTGCTGCCGCTGA
- a CDS encoding MaoC/PaaZ C-terminal domain-containing protein: MPIDAERAVAAEPRSGEISWDHKDIQLYHLGVGAGLPATDPHELRYTFESGLQVLPSFATVAGGVMALDAGLSAPGVDVDLAAVLHGGQTVVTHRPIPVRGSAVATTRVLAVYDKGKAAVIVQRTEVADGRGPLWTSDSQIFVRGEGGFGGERGPSMRPAAPGGAPDRTEERRIRQDQALLYRLSGDWNPLHADPEFARRAGFDRPILHGLCSYGITLKAVVDTVLGGDAARVDSFRTRFAGVVFPGETLRMRMWQSPGRVRLAVSAVERDDAPVLTDTIVEHH; the protein is encoded by the coding sequence ATGCCCATTGATGCCGAAAGGGCCGTCGCGGCCGAGCCCCGTTCCGGCGAGATCTCCTGGGACCACAAGGACATCCAGCTCTACCACCTCGGTGTCGGCGCAGGCCTGCCCGCCACCGACCCCCACGAGCTTCGCTACACCTTCGAATCCGGACTGCAGGTGCTGCCGAGCTTCGCGACCGTCGCCGGCGGAGTGATGGCGCTCGACGCCGGGCTCTCCGCGCCCGGCGTCGATGTGGACCTCGCCGCCGTTCTGCACGGGGGGCAGACCGTGGTGACGCACCGGCCCATCCCCGTCAGAGGCAGCGCGGTCGCCACCACCAGGGTTCTCGCGGTGTACGACAAGGGGAAAGCCGCGGTCATCGTGCAGCGCACCGAGGTCGCAGATGGCCGGGGGCCGCTGTGGACGAGCGACTCCCAGATCTTCGTGCGCGGTGAGGGCGGCTTCGGCGGGGAACGCGGCCCCTCGATGCGGCCCGCTGCCCCCGGCGGTGCGCCCGACCGGACCGAGGAGCGCCGGATCCGCCAGGACCAGGCATTGCTCTACCGCCTCTCCGGCGACTGGAACCCGCTGCACGCCGACCCGGAGTTCGCCCGGCGCGCCGGCTTCGACCGGCCGATCCTGCACGGCCTCTGCTCGTACGGCATCACGCTCAAGGCCGTTGTGGACACGGTCCTCGGTGGTGATGCCGCCCGGGTCGACTCGTTCCGCACCCGTTTCGCCGGGGTGGTCTTTCCCGGTGAGACGCTCAGAATGCGGATGTGGCAGTCGCCCGGCCGGGTCCGTCTCGCGGTCTCGGCCGTCGAGCGGGACGACGCGCCGGTCCTCACCGACACCATCGTCGAACACCACTGA
- a CDS encoding N-acetylmuramoyl-L-alanine amidase produces MPYDDDDHQPSAPRLLRRSTLMITVAALVTLCLAGWAVRQMTGGSHDTATARSTAGASPSRTGPTSSAAPDTPGSGKGGGASGASKPPHSTAGDGKPANTGPLAGKVVVIDPGHNPTNYRHPREINRMVNIGSKSKECDTTGTSTNSGYAEARFTLDVSHRLRALLEKEGATVTLTQDNNRPFGPCVTERADIGNKAAADAAISVHADGSAAGHRGFHVILPALVKSGSADTSKIVGPSRDLGTRIAGTFVRDTGSAPSNYIGGGTGLDTRGDLGGLNLSTVPKVFIECGNMRDPDDAALLTSGSWRQKAARGIADGISSFLHGA; encoded by the coding sequence GTGCCGTACGACGATGACGATCACCAGCCCTCCGCCCCGCGCCTCCTCCGCCGCTCGACCCTGATGATCACGGTCGCCGCGCTGGTGACGCTCTGTCTTGCCGGCTGGGCCGTCCGGCAGATGACGGGCGGGTCCCACGACACGGCGACCGCGCGGAGCACCGCCGGCGCGTCGCCCTCGCGGACCGGGCCCACGTCATCCGCCGCACCGGACACCCCGGGAAGCGGCAAGGGCGGCGGGGCCTCCGGGGCTTCGAAGCCCCCGCATTCCACAGCCGGGGACGGCAAACCCGCGAACACCGGACCGCTGGCCGGCAAGGTGGTAGTGATCGACCCCGGCCATAACCCGACGAATTACCGCCATCCTCGCGAAATCAATCGCATGGTGAATATCGGCAGCAAATCCAAGGAATGCGACACCACGGGTACATCGACCAACAGCGGTTACGCCGAGGCCCGGTTCACCCTCGATGTCTCGCACCGGCTTCGCGCCCTCCTCGAAAAGGAGGGCGCCACCGTCACGTTGACCCAGGACAACAACCGTCCGTTCGGCCCGTGCGTGACGGAACGCGCCGATATCGGCAACAAGGCTGCGGCCGATGCCGCGATCTCGGTGCACGCCGACGGCTCGGCAGCCGGCCATCGCGGGTTCCATGTGATCCTTCCCGCCCTGGTGAAATCCGGTTCCGCGGACACATCGAAAATCGTCGGCCCCTCGCGTGACCTGGGGACCCGTATCGCCGGCACCTTCGTCCGGGACACCGGAAGTGCCCCTTCCAACTACATCGGCGGCGGTACCGGGTTGGACACCCGAGGCGATCTCGGTGGACTTAATCTCTCGACCGTGCCGAAAGTGTTCATCGAATGCGGCAATATGCGCGATCCTGATGATGCCGCTCTGCTGACGAGCGGCAGCTGGCGCCAGAAGGCCGCGCGGGGGATCGCGGACGGCATCAGCAGCTTTCTCCACGGGGCGTGA
- a CDS encoding ABC transporter ATP-binding protein, protein MTQTSDTGSAVSFAGAVKAFGAIRAVDGADLEIRRGETVALLGRNGAGKSTTISLLLGLDEPDSGRVRLFGRSPEEAVRAGLVGAMLQEGQPIPRVTVRELIAFVASTYPDPLPVDEALDMAGLGELGERRVDKLSGGQAQRVRFAVALAGNPELIVLDEPTAALDVEARRAFWDSMRAYARRGNTVLFSTHYLEEADDNADRIVVIDKGRIVADGSSELIKRSGGGSLVSFDLAGRSSEGLSLLPGVTSTEIRGDRAFLRTDDPDATVVALAELNAIRGLSVAPATLEDAFLTLTSHEPVPEKAAV, encoded by the coding sequence ATGACACAGACATCAGACACCGGCTCCGCGGTGAGCTTCGCCGGGGCGGTCAAGGCCTTCGGCGCGATCAGGGCCGTGGACGGCGCCGATCTGGAGATCCGCCGCGGCGAGACGGTCGCGCTCCTGGGGCGCAACGGGGCCGGCAAGTCCACCACCATCAGCCTGCTGCTCGGTCTGGACGAGCCCGACTCCGGACGGGTACGGCTCTTCGGCCGTTCCCCCGAAGAGGCGGTACGGGCCGGGCTGGTGGGCGCGATGCTCCAGGAGGGGCAGCCCATCCCCCGGGTGACGGTCCGGGAACTGATCGCCTTCGTCGCGAGCACCTACCCCGATCCGCTGCCGGTGGACGAGGCGCTGGACATGGCGGGGCTCGGCGAGCTCGGCGAGCGCCGGGTCGACAAGCTCTCCGGCGGCCAGGCGCAGCGGGTCCGCTTCGCTGTCGCGCTGGCCGGGAATCCGGAGCTGATCGTGCTGGACGAACCGACAGCGGCGCTCGATGTGGAGGCCAGGCGGGCGTTCTGGGACTCGATGCGGGCCTATGCGCGCCGCGGGAACACCGTGCTCTTCTCCACCCACTATCTGGAGGAGGCCGACGACAACGCCGACCGCATCGTGGTGATCGACAAGGGCCGGATCGTCGCCGACGGCAGTTCCGAACTGATCAAGCGCTCGGGCGGCGGCAGCCTGGTCTCCTTCGATCTGGCGGGCCGCAGCAGCGAGGGTCTCTCACTGCTGCCGGGTGTCACCTCGACCGAGATCCGCGGCGACCGGGCCTTCCTTCGCACCGACGACCCGGATGCGACGGTCGTCGCCCTTGCGGAGCTCAACGCGATCCGCGGCCTCTCGGTCGCACCGGCGACCCTCGAGGACGCCTTCCTGACCCTCACCTCGCACGAACCCGTTCCCGAGAAGGCGGCAGTCTGA
- a CDS encoding DHA2 family efflux MFS transporter permease subunit, which yields MTAMLHTSSDTRTADPSAVRAGTWLVVLAACAGQFLVVLDVSVVNVALPSMRSSLGLSATGLQWVVNAYAIAFAGFMLLGGRAGDLFGRKRMFLVGLGVFTFASLGGGLAQEGWQLLAARAVQGLGAAVLAPSTLTILTSAVPEGAARARAIATWTAVGAGGGAAGGLVGGALTDGLSWRWVLLINVPVGALVLAGAARWVPESRAGGSRRLDLPGAVLVTVGTAVLAYGIVQTEAEGWTAAATLVPLLAGLAVLTVFLAVEARTRVPLMPLKLFRVRSVAAANAAMFVCGAGSFGMWFFMTLYAQNVLGYTPLGAGLALIPSSLSVVIGSKLAPRVMRVIGARNVAVIGILITAAGFGWQSTMTAHGAYVTSIMLPGMAMMAGAGLAMTPLASLATSGAEPGEAGLVSGLVNTSRTLGGALGLAVLSTVAASRTGGGAGVEALTAGYALAFRWGGFILLGGVALMLLWMPRAGAGAGRVRPGG from the coding sequence ATGACGGCCATGCTGCACACCTCATCGGACACCCGCACAGCAGATCCGTCCGCCGTCCGTGCCGGTACCTGGCTGGTCGTCCTCGCGGCCTGCGCGGGCCAGTTCCTCGTCGTTCTCGATGTTTCCGTCGTGAACGTCGCGCTGCCCTCCATGCGCAGCAGCCTGGGCCTCAGCGCCACCGGACTCCAGTGGGTGGTCAACGCGTACGCCATCGCGTTTGCCGGATTCATGCTGCTGGGGGGCCGGGCCGGGGACCTCTTCGGGCGCAAGCGGATGTTCCTGGTGGGCCTCGGGGTCTTCACGTTCGCCTCGCTCGGCGGCGGACTCGCCCAGGAGGGCTGGCAGTTGCTCGCGGCGCGCGCCGTGCAGGGGCTCGGGGCAGCGGTGCTCGCCCCTTCCACACTCACCATTCTGACCTCGGCCGTGCCGGAAGGGGCGGCGCGCGCACGGGCCATCGCCACCTGGACCGCGGTCGGCGCGGGCGGCGGCGCGGCGGGCGGACTCGTCGGCGGGGCGCTGACCGACGGCCTGTCCTGGCGATGGGTCCTGCTGATCAATGTGCCGGTCGGGGCTCTCGTGCTGGCGGGCGCGGCCCGCTGGGTCCCGGAGAGCAGAGCGGGCGGTTCACGCCGGCTGGACCTGCCGGGCGCGGTGCTGGTGACCGTGGGCACGGCTGTCCTCGCCTACGGAATCGTGCAGACCGAGGCGGAGGGCTGGACGGCGGCCGCCACCCTGGTGCCGCTGCTCGCCGGTCTGGCGGTGCTGACCGTGTTCCTGGCCGTCGAGGCACGCACCAGGGTGCCCCTGATGCCGCTGAAGCTGTTCCGGGTGCGGTCGGTCGCGGCTGCCAACGCGGCGATGTTCGTCTGCGGCGCGGGCAGCTTCGGCATGTGGTTCTTCATGACCCTGTACGCGCAGAACGTGCTGGGATACACCCCCCTCGGCGCCGGCCTGGCGCTCATCCCCAGCTCGCTCAGCGTGGTCATCGGTTCCAAACTCGCGCCGCGGGTGATGCGGGTCATCGGCGCCAGGAACGTGGCCGTCATCGGCATCCTGATCACGGCGGCCGGATTCGGCTGGCAGTCGACGATGACTGCGCACGGCGCCTATGTCACCTCGATCATGCTGCCGGGGATGGCGATGATGGCCGGTGCCGGGCTCGCGATGACGCCGCTCGCCTCGCTCGCCACATCGGGTGCGGAACCCGGTGAAGCGGGCCTGGTCTCCGGCCTGGTCAACACCTCGCGCACGCTGGGCGGTGCGCTGGGGCTCGCGGTGCTCTCGACGGTCGCGGCGTCCCGTACCGGGGGTGGCGCCGGGGTGGAGGCGCTGACCGCCGGATACGCGCTGGCGTTCCGGTGGGGCGGGTTCATCCTGCTGGGCGGGGTGGCGCTGATGCTGCTGTGGATGCCACGCGCCGGCGCCGGGGCCGGCCGGGTCCGACCCGGTGGGTGA
- a CDS encoding MFS transporter has product MALAAPRLPEITAEEKRTRGGAGIVPVLAFAGIVVAVMQTLLVPVIKDLPTLLGTAPSNATWVMTATLLAGAVSTPIMGRLGDLNGKRRMLLASLAVMVVGSLICGFTDNLLIMIVGRALQGVAMGAIPLGIGIMRDELPREKLGSAMALMSSSIGVGGGLALPAAALVAQHADWHTLFFGAAGLGVVSMVLTVIFVPESSARARGSFDTLGAIGLSAGLVCLLLPITKGSDWGWGSGTTLGLFAGALAILLLWGVMELRTAAPLVDLRTTARREVLLTNLASIMVGVAFYAISLVLPQLLQLPEATGYGLGQSMVVAGLCVAPLGLTMMFTAPVYARIAAKYGPKVSLMIGMLIIAIGYGAGLGLMSAPWQTIIISVVVGAGIGLAYSSLPALIIGAVDPSETGAANGLNTLMRSIGTSVSSAVIGMVLAHSSTALGPVSVPSMSGFRTSFMIATGAVLVGLVFAVFLPSRKRTAAGAAVLSKPVATGTDPGGTTGPFTGFRGKVLDADGLPVPRATVTLIDRRGRQAGITVAADDGGYALGVRVAGPYILAVTAAGRQPVATPVSYTSLDELVAVDLRLTPVAEGASQR; this is encoded by the coding sequence ATGGCACTGGCCGCTCCACGTCTGCCCGAGATCACTGCAGAGGAAAAGCGCACCCGCGGCGGAGCCGGCATCGTGCCGGTGCTCGCCTTCGCAGGCATCGTCGTCGCTGTCATGCAAACGCTGCTCGTCCCGGTCATCAAGGACCTGCCGACCCTGCTCGGCACGGCCCCCTCCAACGCCACCTGGGTCATGACGGCCACACTGCTGGCGGGCGCGGTCTCCACCCCCATCATGGGGCGGCTCGGTGACCTCAACGGCAAGCGGCGGATGCTGCTCGCCAGTCTCGCCGTCATGGTTGTCGGCTCGCTGATCTGCGGGTTCACCGACAACCTGCTGATCATGATCGTCGGTCGTGCACTGCAGGGTGTCGCCATGGGCGCCATTCCGCTGGGTATCGGCATCATGCGTGACGAGCTGCCCCGGGAGAAGCTCGGCTCGGCCATGGCGCTGATGAGCTCCTCGATCGGGGTGGGCGGCGGGCTCGCCCTGCCGGCCGCGGCCCTGGTGGCCCAGCACGCCGACTGGCACACGCTGTTCTTCGGCGCCGCCGGGCTCGGCGTCGTCTCGATGGTTCTCACGGTGATCTTCGTCCCGGAGTCCTCGGCCCGGGCCCGCGGCAGCTTCGACACCCTCGGCGCGATCGGCCTCTCGGCCGGCCTCGTCTGCCTGCTGCTCCCCATCACCAAGGGATCCGACTGGGGATGGGGCTCCGGCACCACGCTCGGGCTGTTCGCCGGCGCGCTCGCCATCCTGCTGCTGTGGGGTGTGATGGAACTGCGGACAGCCGCCCCGCTGGTGGACCTGCGCACCACCGCCCGCCGTGAGGTGCTGCTCACCAACCTGGCGTCGATCATGGTCGGCGTCGCCTTCTACGCCATCTCCCTGGTCCTCCCGCAACTGCTCCAGCTGCCCGAGGCGACCGGCTACGGTCTCGGCCAGTCGATGGTGGTGGCGGGCCTCTGCGTGGCGCCGCTCGGCCTCACCATGATGTTCACCGCGCCGGTCTACGCCAGGATCGCCGCGAAGTACGGCCCCAAGGTCTCTCTGATGATCGGCATGCTGATCATCGCGATCGGATACGGTGCCGGGCTCGGCCTGATGAGCGCCCCCTGGCAGACCATCATCATCTCGGTCGTGGTCGGCGCCGGGATCGGCCTCGCCTACTCCTCCCTCCCCGCGCTGATCATCGGCGCGGTCGACCCGTCGGAGACCGGCGCCGCCAACGGCCTGAACACCCTGATGCGTTCCATCGGCACCTCGGTGTCGAGTGCGGTGATCGGCATGGTTCTCGCGCACTCCTCCACGGCGCTCGGCCCGGTGTCCGTGCCGAGCATGAGCGGCTTCCGTACGTCGTTCATGATCGCCACAGGAGCGGTGCTCGTCGGTCTGGTCTTCGCGGTCTTCCTGCCGTCGCGCAAGCGGACCGCCGCCGGTGCGGCCGTGCTGTCCAAGCCGGTCGCCACCGGCACGGACCCCGGCGGGACCACCGGCCCCTTCACCGGTTTCCGCGGCAAGGTCCTCGACGCCGACGGCCTCCCGGTGCCGCGCGCCACGGTCACCCTGATCGACCGCCGCGGCCGGCAGGCCGGCATCACGGTGGCCGCCGACGACGGCGGCTACGCCCTCGGCGTACGGGTGGCGGGTCCCTACATCCTGGCCGTCACGGCAGCCGGACGGCAGCCGGTGGCGACGCCGGTCTCGTACACGAGCCTGGACGAACTGGTGGCGGTCGACCTGCGGCTGACACCCGTCGCGGAGGGCGCCTCCCAGCGGTGA
- a CDS encoding ABC transporter permease — MLEYITLEVRRTLRDTGFVIFGIGMPVMMYLLFTNIGSTSDADSDAWKITSMVGMAAYGALGAALGVGTGVASDKAIGWLRQLRVNPLAPSRVVLGRAISGSVTVLPGILAVLAAGALINGVRLDVWQWVVLTLLLWTGALPFTLLGIGNGYRLTAQTTGVVNVAGLMGLAIVGGLWFPLAAFPGWLQSVARYTPANRFAELGWATAKGNAPGLTTVTVLAVWLLAFGSYAVISYRRSARTV, encoded by the coding sequence ATGCTGGAATACATCACGCTCGAAGTACGGCGGACACTGCGCGACACCGGGTTCGTCATCTTCGGCATCGGTATGCCGGTGATGATGTACCTGCTGTTCACCAATATCGGCTCCACCAGCGACGCCGACTCGGACGCCTGGAAGATCACCTCGATGGTCGGCATGGCCGCGTACGGTGCGCTGGGCGCCGCGCTGGGTGTCGGCACCGGGGTCGCGTCGGACAAGGCGATCGGCTGGCTGCGCCAGCTGCGGGTGAATCCGCTGGCTCCCTCCAGAGTGGTGCTGGGGCGGGCCATCTCCGGTTCCGTGACGGTGCTTCCCGGCATCCTGGCGGTACTGGCCGCCGGTGCACTGATCAACGGAGTACGGCTGGACGTGTGGCAGTGGGTGGTGCTCACACTGCTGCTGTGGACCGGTGCGCTGCCCTTCACCCTGCTCGGCATCGGCAACGGTTACCGGCTGACCGCCCAGACCACCGGTGTGGTGAACGTGGCCGGCCTGATGGGGCTGGCCATCGTGGGCGGCCTGTGGTTCCCGCTCGCCGCCTTCCCCGGCTGGCTGCAGTCCGTCGCCCGTTACACCCCGGCCAACCGGTTCGCCGAACTGGGCTGGGCCACGGCCAAGGGCAACGCGCCGGGTCTCACCACCGTGACCGTACTGGCCGTCTGGCTGCTGGCGTTCGGTTCCTACGCGGTCATCTCGTACCGTCGGTCCGCAAGGACCGTGTGA
- a CDS encoding sensor histidine kinase, translating into MFGKLAELRRRRRKRVQEIREHRRPGPPNAFTLLPWLLLGLGSFSNLIKGEAANPWIGGLGLLAFNSIYISVTFRAFDKEKRQSRTTLCLLGVLIVITYALAIGYAGNWLLFFPLLALAVGTTLRNRQLALVLLVIGGSAGFISGHEGKNPWDPWTLGYGTFISGAVTAAILTLSETVMELRSTRQELARTAVEKERLRFSRDLHDLLGHTLSVIVVKSEAARRIAPRDMDAALGQIADIETVGRQALTEIREAVTGYRDASLADELDRARSALTAAGIEPVVRQSGPPLEPQSAALLGWVVREAVTNAVRHSKASRCEITVDGTHCERVRLVIKDNGRGVGSTSPGSGLKGLTERLAAAGGSLDAGPGQRSGFRLVAELPVETAQDPCTTAELEPRE; encoded by the coding sequence ATGTTCGGAAAGCTCGCCGAGCTGAGGCGGCGGCGCCGCAAGCGGGTGCAGGAGATCCGGGAGCACAGACGCCCGGGGCCGCCGAACGCCTTCACCCTCCTGCCGTGGCTGCTGCTCGGTCTCGGCAGCTTCTCGAATCTGATCAAGGGCGAGGCCGCGAATCCATGGATCGGCGGTCTGGGGCTGCTCGCCTTCAACTCGATCTACATCTCCGTGACGTTCCGCGCCTTCGACAAGGAGAAGCGGCAGAGCCGGACGACCCTCTGCCTCCTCGGCGTCCTGATCGTCATCACCTACGCGCTCGCCATCGGCTACGCCGGCAACTGGCTGCTGTTCTTCCCGCTGCTCGCACTGGCCGTCGGTACCACGCTGCGCAACAGGCAGCTCGCCCTCGTCCTGCTCGTCATCGGTGGGTCGGCCGGCTTCATCTCGGGGCACGAGGGGAAGAACCCCTGGGACCCATGGACCCTGGGCTACGGCACCTTCATCTCCGGAGCCGTGACCGCCGCGATCCTGACGCTGTCCGAGACCGTCATGGAGCTGCGCTCCACCCGTCAGGAGCTGGCCCGCACCGCGGTCGAGAAGGAGCGGCTGCGGTTCTCCCGCGATCTGCACGATCTGCTCGGCCACACGCTCTCGGTGATCGTCGTGAAGTCCGAGGCGGCCCGCAGGATCGCCCCTCGCGACATGGACGCGGCGCTGGGCCAGATCGCCGACATCGAAACGGTCGGCCGGCAGGCACTCACGGAGATCCGCGAGGCGGTCACCGGCTACCGTGACGCCAGCCTCGCCGACGAACTCGACCGCGCCCGCTCGGCGCTGACCGCGGCGGGGATCGAGCCCGTCGTACGGCAGTCGGGTCCGCCGCTGGAGCCCCAGAGCGCCGCGCTGCTCGGCTGGGTCGTCCGGGAGGCCGTCACCAACGCCGTCCGGCACAGCAAGGCGAGCCGCTGCGAGATCACCGTGGACGGCACCCACTGCGAGCGAGTGCGTCTGGTGATCAAGGACAACGGCCGCGGCGTAGGCTCGACGTCACCCGGCAGCGGACTGAAGGGCCTGACCGAACGCCTGGCGGCGGCGGGGGGCTCGCTGGACGCCGGGCCCGGCCAGCGGAGCGGTTTCCGGCTGGTGGCCGAACTGCCGGTGGAGACAGCCCAGGACCCCTGCACAACAGCAGAGTTGGAGCCCAGAGAATGA